In Bacteroidota bacterium, the DNA window CAGCAAAATGGCGTGCCCACACATGGGCCAGCTTACTGCAATTTGACCGTGTGCTCCCCGTTGGAAGGTTTATGACCATAGGCGTTGTTGTTTATTGGATTCTCTCCACACAGAACCCACCTGGGACGCCTGTCAACTCCGCATTTTTACTACTGATGCTCGTCACAAAAAACCTGACGGTGGTTACCCTAACCAAACCTCGACTGGCACCAAACCTGATTGAAGCGACGTTTCAATCAAAACCTGGCTGGAGTATGACAAGGTTTTTTGTAAACCTGCGCTGGACGATGCCCGCGGGACTCGCCCTCCTCTCGGTTGCCTTTTTTTCAAGCCAGCTATCTTACCTGACTGTTGGCCTGTGGGTGGCCGTTGATGTGATACTCGCTTTCCTTGCAGCATGGGGCATTACCTACTTCAACCATAAATTTCAGAGAACCCGCCTTGCAGCCTGAATCACGACATAACCTTACGTTGTCAAACGTATCCAAGCAATACGGTCGGGGTGTGCCTGTAATTGATAGTTTCTCGCACGACTTTGAAGCCGGCACAGCAACAGCCCTTACCGGGCCTAATGGATCAGGGAAAACAACTTTGTTGCGATTGCTCGCTGTAACATCGTTCCCGAGTAGCGGTGTTATTTCATTTGCCGGCAAATCTATCCACGAGGCACCGTATACCTATTTGCAACACGTCGGTATTGTACACGACGAATCTGCACTACCAGAGTATATGAGCGCCGTTGAGTTGCTCGAATATGCACTGCGCTCGCGCAACAAATGGACGTCCAATAGTCCTGCTGAAATTGACCAACTGCTCGACAGTCTGTTACTGGATGAGCGCCGACAAAACCTTATTGGCACCTATTCAAGCGGCATGCTCAAAAAAACCCAGATTG includes these proteins:
- a CDS encoding ABC transporter ATP-binding protein yields the protein MSNVSKQYGRGVPVIDSFSHDFEAGTATALTGPNGSGKTTLLRLLAVTSFPSSGVISFAGKSIHEAPYTYLQHVGIVHDESALPEYMSAVELLEYALRSRNKWTSNSPAEIDQLLDSLLLDERRQNLIGTYSSGMLKKTQIGMALVAAPAVLLMDEPFRGLDSESLEAATTRFEALKKKGSLMVIASHRKDMLSLLCDSYIDLASHQTQQPSNTTA